The genomic stretch CCATTCAAAATTATTTGAGtccaaatatattaatattttatcgtaattttatatatattagaataaaTTTAAATTCATGGACACTGTAAAATGATTTTACATGGTCAATTAATTATAGACGTTGGATCTTGGGAgaaatttgacttttattttaactaCCTATAAAGTAAGGCAAACACATGATGATGGTGAATTGAAAGTGTAAAATTTTTTATACTGACAATACATAGTATTTAATCTCTATTAGAATTAGTGTTTGACATAACTCATTCTTATAAATCAAGTTTGTTAGGTAAGaggtgtcactctatataaactatttTCATACTCCATGTCTAACCAATGTGAGATTTGAGATTTTTATTCAATATAGTCTCTCACGTTAAACACTATTGAGTTTGGTGTTTGGGTGGCCTATGGTCCAATTGATAGACTGTGATATCATTAAAATTAAAGTTTGGTTTAAATCATCCCTATAAAATTGACTCGTAAGGTGAGGTATATAAGTAACTCTTTTTGAACTCTATGTCTAACCAATGTGTCACTTGAGATTTTCTCAATAATATACAtgtgttttttctttttgaatttagtttttttctaataaaattatTGATATTAACATGCTAACTAATATATGATTTGCATTAGTGACCCTTTATGTATGAGATAGTATTGTgtgcttttttattttattttaaattacgtTTATAGAATTTAAAGGAGATCGACTTtatgatttaattcattattgTTGGATCGACTCTGTGATTGATGTCATTACTTTGGATTTTTTCAGGCGATTTATAGGTGTTTAGTTTCACGACGTGTTGTGAACGGTTAAATGAAATATGGTCTTGAGCTCTTTTTTTATATGTAAGTTGACAATTTAATTTGGAATGTTTATCCAAACTTCTCATTTTTCCTCTTCAAAGTTTTTTGAGTGTTTGGTTTCACGACGTGTTGTGAACGGTTAAATGAAATATGATATTCTGCtcgtatctttttatttttttatatgtaaGTTGATAGTTTCATTCAGAGTATTTATTGAAACTTCCCATTTTTCTCTTCAGAGCTTTTTGAATGCTTTTCTAACTTTTGTATTTCGAATTATTTATTTTAGCTATTGTCCCTTCTTATTGAAGGTTTTAGCTATTGTCCCTCCTTGTAAAAAAAACCAAGGAACTAGTATTTTCTCTAAAATAATTGCCACCTTATGAAAACCAGTCTCTTGCAATGTTGATGGATCAAAATTGAGGGTTTGGATTAATAGATCAATAGAAATATTCAAAGTAAAATTGAaactaaaaagctataatcaaatTGAGGGTTTGGATTATTTTAATACATACTCACCATTTGCAAAACCCACTACAGTCATATTGGTCATCATAGCATTCACTACAAGAAgatatttaaatgaaaattttaccTAATGTCACTCCTTCATACCCCAATTAAGTCTACAAACGCAAAATCATTATATAGTCTCAAGAAAGCCATTAAAAAGTTGTATGACATACTCACATCACTTCTAGTTGCATCCAATTATCATCAAGCACATGTATACCATTCCTTCTTTATCAAGAAAAACTCACTAGTCATTTACTTTGCTATTGATCTTTGTTGATGATATCTTTATTGTAGAAAATTATATGGCTTAACTTAACAACGTCAAACTAGTACTTCTCCATATTGTTTCAGATCAAGAACTTGGTCAACTAAAATACTTCGTAGGCTTTAAAGTTTCTCATTACAAGTAAGACATTTACATATGCCAAAGGAAGTATATCTTTGGCCTCCTCTCATGTGAAAGCCTCATTGATTCCAAATGTTTGTGTAAGTCCTAGAGGCCAATAGTTTTACCAGAACTTGATACTTGTATCGAATTATCTATTAATAATAAGAAGaaatttctttattatgtttgtttttttcaCAGTAATAACTTCCCTAGAATAGCTAGTCTATTTGATGAAAcattaagtgtgacttaatcacAAGACCACattaaatataagaaaattatcCTTAAAGTATATGTAGTCAAGCTTTATTGTGGAGAAGGATAACATTAAAGCATTGAGACAACTATATGGATTGATTGATGATAACATCACACAGATCATAGATAAAGATTTATAGATTCTCACATAAGATTAAATATTATGAGTGATATTTATACTAGATTGAACCTCCATGAAACTCCTACATAAAATGTTATGCAAGATTCATAAGCTATTTTCATGGTGATAGTGGTGTAAACCATCCTTCGATCTAAAACCACTATGGACCCTAGATGATTATTTGAGTAATTTGCTACCGATCAAATGTTATCTGTAACAGGATGACCATAAAGATTGTTAATGGGTACTTCACAAATCATGTTGAAGGGCATGGGTGACCTAGATGGAATTTCTCCATCAGGCATAACAAGATAAATGTCTAAGGACCAAATATTGAATTGGATAAGGGTGACATAATCTATTCCTTGTGTTAAATATAGAAatgaaggaaaaaggatcatTATGCACATAAACATTATCACAAAAAAGTTTTGTCAAATCTCATGACATTTTCGTGACTTGGGTAACAGTGACATGTTGCTAGATATTGCCcactatttattatatttaatgtgtGATTTGATATAATTGCTAATGTCACAAGAACATAAAGGGTCACACACATAAGCACCAATTCatggaagaaaataaataagtgaaGCATATTGTGCAATCTTGCAATGTACTAGCATTATTTAGATAAAAATGGTACAATATAAGCTATGATGTACTTAAGTGCAATATATAACACTTTAAGGTACAATGtacttaattgaaataataaacaCCATAAGGTATGATGTACTTAAGCAGAAAAAGAAAGGAACACTGTAAGGTGCGATAGTGGAATACGGAACAACATAAGGTACGATAAACTTAAGTGAAATATATTACACTATGCTTAATGGGCTTTTTAGCTTCCAAGCCACACAAGCGAATATATAAATAGAACTCTTGTGCTGAAGTATTTATTACTTGACCAAATTCAGTTTGAGAAACTCTATCcacacttctctctctctctctcaaagtcTTCATTCATAACAACTAGCACTAAGATAGAAGGAATGTGTTCGTGTACACTGATTATAGATGTTTTTATTCTTTCAAAGCTCATAATTATTCAATGATTCTACATCAATGTTTAATAGCCACAAGAGGTAACCATTATATGATTTATCATTCCTAAGAATCAACTtaagaaaacattttgttttccGCTACGTATTTTAATTGTGATTTCTCTTCTCTTGACTTGACATCTCTCCTACTAACCCATCAATCAAGTTATATCATAGAATAGGTCATGGCTTCATTTATACACCTCCTCAGAGGCTCTTATTTGAAAGATGACTATATCTTACAACCACACGACCCAATACCACTTTCATTACACTATAATTGAGTCGATTCCTCATCAATCCAACCATTACTTACTACAATGCAACTGCGAGAAATCTCATATACTTGAAATAGTTTTCTACTCGAGACTTGTTATTCCCTAGAGAATATTTCGTGAAATTGGTTGGTCTTATATATGATGATTGGGAGGGATGTGTGGAATCTTTAAGATCTATATCAAGGTAACATTCTTTCATAGACAAATTTTTAATTTCATGGCGCACTAAGAAGTAACTCACTAATTCTTGATCCACCTCAGAGGAAAAATATTGAGCTCTAGCTACACCTACTTATAAACTCCAATGGTTATTATACATCATTCAAGAAATTAAATCCTCATATTCCAAACTTCACGTCTTCCAGTGCGACAATCTTAGTGCTATCCACATATCATCTAATATAGTATTCCATTAACAGAAGAAATACTTAGAGATTAATTGTCATGTAGTCCAAAAATATACATTTtgtatttataatataaaaatgagGACTATATGGAAATGGAACTATATATGCTATCAATAGCTCAACATTCCAAAGAATATAAGACATCGAGAGATGGGTTAAGATCACGtagaaaaaagaatataaaacATAAAGAGATGGAATATAATAGAAATATAGTGGATACTAGCTTAAATGATGACCATTAATAAGAAGAGATTATCAAAGGAGAGAAACTCAATCAAGTAAACTGGTAAAAAATGACAAGAATGCATAGAAATGGAGTATTTAAAGAGAAAGActtataaatcataaaaattaatatCTCAAGTGGGGGATCACTTAAATGGTTGTAATAAATAATGATGGTAAAGAAAAAAATAGGAAGAAATTATTGTTGACGTGACAAGACTAAATGAATAAGCCACTTCAAAAGTATTAAAAGTAAGAgaataaagttttgaaaaactcCTTGGAATCAAACTAGTGTTTATGCCTTATAAAGCTTTGATGGACTATGAACTAACATTTATGGGCCAATCTAATGAGAACCAAATGTTTACACCTTATTAGGCTCGAATCGTGGACTGGCATGCATTGGTCAATCTAATGAGAATTAAGTATCTACACCTTATTTGCCTTGACACTTGGTGGACTGTAGAGTGACATGCATGAGTTGATTCAATGTGAAGAAAATGTTTGCGCCTTATTAGGCTCAACGCTTGGTGGACTGTGGAATGGAATGCATAGGCCGATTTGATGAGAAACAAATGCCCATGTCTTTTCAGGCTCAACGCTTGGTGGAATGTGGAATGACATGGATGACCTTACCATGCAACTTTCGTTATGCTTTGACCAAACAGAACATGTCTAACTCACTTCAAGCATTTGACGTGTTTAGCTAAACATAACCATTCATGTTATTTTGAGCTTCAACTTGATGAACTACACCAAACTTTTCCTCAAAATTGTGGTCCTCCTAAGTAGAGCTGTCAAATGAGTCGGTCCGACCCAGTCCGCTACGGCCCAGGGGGCCAAAGCATATGAAGGGACTGAAGTGGGTCGGCCCGACCCAGTCCGCTACGGCCCAGGGGGGCAAAGCATATGAAGGGACTGAAGTGGGTCGACTCGATTACTTCATAGACTGTAAAAAATGAGCCCAACCCAGTTACTAATAGTCCTTATGGCCTGGTGGGTCAGCCCGATGGGCCAGCCAGTCCTaatattatagttttaaatttataaaaaggatgtaatggataaaAGCTACATAACATAAGTAGAGAGTAATGATAAACTTAGTTAAGTGATATTTAACATATTCATCAATTCAACATCCATATATACGAATCCCACGAAGATATCTATGTAAAAATAGAGAAAAActtaatattatctctaatactTATCTAAATTTCTCTTTATCTAACAACTATTTCTTTAACCATATCATCTTGAAATATATattcatcctctttaacttttctttttcaattgaaATACACTTATGCAATTATACCTTAACTCAATATTTTTCtccaaaattaactaaaattattttgaaattttatttttaatgagtcATCCCGAAGCCCGCTTGGCCGATCCGGCCCATGAAAAATATAGGTCCGGTGGGCTGTCCCAAAAAGATAGGGATGTGTTTTTTAAAGGTTATTTGTGACCCGACCCACGATAAAATATAGGGCTTGTGGGTCGAGCCCATTTTAACAACTCTACTCCTAAGAGTTTCAATGACATGTTGTGCACCTTGAACGACCGAGTGACATAAGCTACACGTGCTCAACTTCATACTTCTCTATGAACAAGTAACGTAAGTTGTATGTAAGTTGTATGTACTGAACTCCACGCTTCTGCGTGGATGAGTGCATAAGTGGTGCGTGCTCAACTCCTCTCTCTTGTACGAATGAGTTATGtggatattttaattaaaatctaatgAGCTTGGATATCAACAACGAAGCTCATTTGGTTAAAATAGGGAGGACTATAAAAGATGATAAATACTTAGGAGAAAAACAGAGACAGATTGATCTAAAACAAAATACATTTTATCATATGTGGTTTTCTAAGAATACTCTTACAATTCTTTCAAAGATATTCTAATAAGTTGCTCATCTGTTATAACTATTTTGTGTTTACATACGTGGACAATTCTTATTATTGTCAACAAGAAGCTAAAGAAAAAGTAAAAGCATTTGTCCTTTGACATCTCCTTGGTGAATGGTGATGCTATTAAAAAGAACTTCTTGCTTTCAAGCAACTACCATGCATAATTAGTTTCATAAATTAGTTATATTTTGAGTGAAAAACAATCTCTTGAGAAAACCAAAATATGCAATATACATCCAAAAAAATtgtactaaatttttttaaaatatgatcaAAATTACATTGTtttgcacacaatgtaaccaaAACTAATCCAACAATGAAAAAACAGAATCCATGGAGTTGTCTCCATTATGTTTCTAAGATCTGTACCAAAGAACAAATCATTCTAAAGAATTTGAATATGAATCTtaactgaatttttttttttatcagtaGTGATTTAAAAAGCCTTTGGCTTAAGAATGTGTTGCAACTGAGATTTCTGGCTTCTCACTTTTTCTTCCAAAGGATTAATAACTTTGGAATTAGTTTTAATACCTTTTGGCCATTCTATACATCCTTTCATCCCACGAGTTATGTGAGGATTAATGCTGTCTCTTGAGTTTCTGAAGCTACCTTCAATAGAAATTGTTTTTTCGTCGTTGCGGCACGATCTTAGTTGATTAGAGGCAGGATCAGAACATAACATACCAGTTTCTTCACTACATTCCTCATACATTGGAAATACATTATCTGATTTTGAGAAATCATATGAAAGTTCTAGAATTCGTCGAATGTTTACCGATTGAACCGCTCGTTCGATCAACCGAGCATCCTCTATCTCCTCATTGCTAACTTCATTTCCTTTTGATCTTAGAAACCTTTGTAGATAAGCTATCAACTCTACCATTTGATTATATTTCTTTTCGAGTAGATTCTTCGCGTCGTCTAGCTTCATTTGCACGCGTTCTTCGCGCCATAGCTCGATCATTTTTGTCATCTCCCTCTCTTCTTCAACTTCCTTATAAATTTTCATTGCTTCCCTCATTAGCTTCTCAATCTCACCTTTGTCTTCTTCTATTTGATTGTTCATTTCTTCACACACTTTTTCTGCtaattctctttttctcttttccttttcgtAGTTTTTCCTTAACCGATCAGCGCTTTCTTTCGCCTTGTCCAATTCCTGCAACAATTTGGCATTCAAAATCTCCATcctctctctacttcttctctcccTTATCAACTTTTCCTCTAACTCATCTAACATTTTTTCTATCATCTTCTGTTCTTTGCATTTCCATAACACTTTTTCGTGTTCGAGATTTTGCAAAAACTGTCTGCATTTTTTCTTAGAGTAATTCTTTTCGGCCTTAAGTTTTCTTACCATTCTTTGTGATCGAAGGAGTTCTTCGAGAAGAACAGTGACGATCGAGTCGTGTTGATCATCAACTAATTTTCTGTCTTCTAGAAGCTTCCTCCAATGAACTATTGTGGACTCATTGGATCCTTTATTAAACAAATGGTTCCATTTTGTTTCTCTTTCTCTTGAAGATTTGATCAATGGCTTAAAGACTTGAAGCTAATTAGGACAACATACAAACACATCTAATTAGTTACTTATCAATGACTATTGAAATGATCGATAGATAGTGTCGTGTCTGGTATCTATGTCTGGTGTCTGTGTCAGAGTACATTAACCTCAATTTATAACAATTGTTGGAAtgagagacaaagagaaaagtATCACATTGAGATAAACACATACCTTAGACTTTGAAGATCGAAacgatgcatctccgaaaacattgCCGCAATCACGAGAGACCTCAAAAAACCGCAACTGCCGCAAACCAGCTGCGAGTTTCCTAGCAGAAACCTTATTTTTCTCTAAACCTTGTCTGAAATTCACCGGGGAACTTCTACCGGAATATTTCTTATGAGTACTTCTGCGGCGAAGAGCAATGGCGATGTTTGAATTTCGATGTTTCTGGGTCTCTAGAAGGGAGGTGTTATTGGAAGCCATGAACAAAGAAAGGTTCATAGACATGAGAAATATTCAAAGcaaaaagagaaaagtgaaaGAGACATAGGAAGAAAACAAAGgttgatttggaattttgaaatgtttgTGTCTGGTTAGTGCTGTGTGCTGAGTAAGATTTTATTTTTGCATGcatttttttctttcacttttattccaatttaaaatactataaaatatgTACCCAAAATAATAACATCATTGTTGTTGATAGTTATGctgataaatttttataattaatttcctatatttttatattttagttatAACCATATGAGTGTATATATATTGGGtaggttaataattaattttaagttggtgatattattttctctctttttggTTATTAGTTTTCTGCATTATCTCTCATTATAATAATGTTGTCAATTTTAATAAGTGTAGTGAACAAAAGTtaatatagaaatatataaaattCAATAATTCTCTTTTATATTTCCACATGTTTGGTACCGTTCTTTCTCACCTATTAGACAGCTATCACAGTTTCTCTTCGATTTACAATCTCGAGATTTCACTCTGATAATTTCTTAATGATTTTTTTCAAACACACAAGTTCCACGTGTGTCCAATTCTTATTGATTGTGCAAGATATCACTCAAAACAACATTATCACAACACATCTCAAATCTTATCTCTTTCTCAGAAAATATCGATGTGCTTAAATCATATTTCCCTCATAAGATTGCATCATATCACTCCTCATTATCCTCATGGAAAAAACTTTATGCAATTCATTTCTcactttcatttttctctttcttcctcaGCCCGCCTTGAAAACTTCTTCTTCTTTAAATCTATGTTTCTTTCTTCTTCGCATACTCTCTCTTCTCATCGGTCATGGCATACTCCAGAACAACCACCATACTATAACCCACGACTACCATACCATCATTTTTGTCCTCCACCTCACAAAACTCCACCAACACAGTTCTTCAACATGCAACAACCAGTAACTACCAACAAGATATGCTCGATCCCTACTTTATGCATCCCACTGACAACTGTGGGCTTGCAATCGTCACTGCACCATTAAATAAATTCAACTATAATTCTTGGTTTCGCTTCGTTGTTATTGCTCTGCGCTCCAAAAACAAGCTAGAATTTCTTGACGGAACCATCCATCGTCCTCATGAAACAtatattctttctctttcttggGGCATACATAATACTATTATGGTGAAGTCTTGGCTCACTAACTCCATTGAGGACGAGATTGCTCAAAGTGTCCTTTGGGTGGACACAACTCACGATATTTGGACTAAGCTAAGTGATTGTTATCATCAAGAAGATGCTTTTAGTGTTTCATATTTCCAAGAAGAGATATTCATCCTCAAACAAGGAGATCAAACAATAACCCAGTTCTATACAACCCTCAAGAAACTTTGGCAAGAAATGGAAAATTTCTCACTGGTCCTTAGTTGTTTGTATCCCATAAATTATTCTATATAACCCTTAAGAAACTTTATGAAGAGATAGAAATTTTTTTACCTATCCCTAGTTGTCTGTGTAACCTCATCCCCACTATAAAAATTACAGAGATATTGTCTATGTAATCAGGTTTTTCAAGGGCCCCAATGAGCAATATGCTCTGGTTCATTCCTAGACAATTCTTATGAACCTTATTCCTCATATCAACAAAGTGTTTTCCTTGGTCATTCAGCAAGAGCGTCCATTCGAAGATTTTTTTATTGAAGAATATAACCTAATCAAAAAAATTTCCTTCAGATTCCTACAAAAAATTTCCTTCTTATGATCATGGTAGAGGCATAAAGGTTTTCAGTTATTATACCAAACCCATGTATACGATAGAAGTTTGAATAAAAAAGCATGGATTCCCCCCTTATTTCAAGAAGTATGGCATCAATCAAGTTACTTCCTTTAATGAAAATCCAGATGAACTCCAACACGACGATGCTGATGATAACCTATAAAGCTTAGGAGTTTCTCCTTTCACGCCTAATCAACATAAAGCACTATTGCAGCTTCTCCAACAAACCTTTGCTTTGAACTAACCTCACATTCAGCTCGTCGAGACTACCATTAATCATCCATCGGGTATTCTTCCACCTCCCTCTATTCTAGATAGCACTAAAGCTTGGATTATTAACACACAAGCGACAAATCATGTGTGTCATTGTGTATCCCTCTTTCAGAACATTCATATTATCTCTTCCATAACTATTAAGCTCCTCAATTGGGCCACTATCAATACTAACAAATAAAACATTGTTGtttttaataaagatttttaccttcataatattttattcattcCCAAATTTTTTACCAACCTTATACTCGTTTCTAGATTAACTAAGATCCTTAATTGCA from Vicia villosa cultivar HV-30 ecotype Madison, WI linkage group LG4, Vvil1.0, whole genome shotgun sequence encodes the following:
- the LOC131599910 gene encoding uncharacterized protein LOC131599910, whose amino-acid sequence is MSMNLSLFMASNNTSLLETQKHRNSNIAIALRRRSTHKKYSGRSSPVNFRQGLEKNKVSARKLAAGLRQLRFFEVSRDCGNVFGDASFRSSKSKLQVFKPLIKSSRERETKWNHLFNKGSNESTIVHWRKLLEDRKLVDDQHDSIVTVLLEELLRSQRMVRKLKAEKNYSKKKCRQFLQNLEHEKVLWKCKEQKMIEKMLDELEEKLIRERRSRERMEILNAKLLQELDKAKESADRLRKNYEKEKRKRELAEKVCEEMNNQIEEDKGEIEKLMREAMKIYKEVEEEREMTKMIELWREERVQMKLDDAKNLLEKKYNQMVELIAYLQRFLRSKGNEVSNEEIEDARLIERAVQSVNIRRILELSYDFSKSDNVFPMYEECSEETGMLCSDPASNQLRSCRNDEKTISIEGSFRNSRDSINPHITRGMKGCIEWPKGIKTNSKVINPLEEKVRSQKSQLQHILKPKAF